The Coffea arabica cultivar ET-39 chromosome 6e, Coffea Arabica ET-39 HiFi, whole genome shotgun sequence genome contains the following window.
TTAGAACTGTCAATATTAGGTAGCATCAAAAAATCCAGTTAATCAATCATTCTGGGGTGAGTATCCCTGTTCGGATTCACCGGAACTCTGGAAGTAAAGAGGCATTTTCTGAGGAGGAGCAGGTGCAGAATCTTCGATAACTAAAAGAAAAGGACCCATAAGCCTGTTCCAATACTTGGGCCTGTTTAGCCCAAATATACTTACCATCTCTCCGAAGATGGTCCAGTAGTTACCACACAGACTTTTAGTTTGGCCCAAAGTTCAAGGCTCCCTGCTTTGtttcaatccaaaaaaaaacaattagCACTCTCCGCTCTCGGTCACTTGCTTCCAGCAACACGACATATTATGtgaattaccaattttttctattaaaaaaattataataactTTGCGTTTCAGCTTTGATTTCTCAGtattctttttaaaatttttttgattaaCAAGTTGTAGATTACTGCACAACTAAATATTCTGATAATATGTGTCTAGTCTTTGACAAGACTAAATTCATTATTGAAACATGTCTAGCTCTTTTGACAGTTATTTTTGTGTTCAATTAAGAATTCTGCATAATTAAAAAAGCACGGCACGATTACGTCACaaaaatgatttcaaatttGTTACGAAACCTGAGGTTGCTTCAATTTCATTAGGACAACCTCAAAAGGGTCAATGAGattagggttattatcactttaccccctttaACGTTTGGTGCTACTATCAATTTTCCCTTCAACGTTATCATTTAGTCACTTTACCTCCAAAACTAACGGTCAAactttgttaattaaagtgaaaaggcATGTTTAatccttaaaattattatcactttacccccataaaatatagtctcattatcaatttaccccctggagttattttttagacaatttatcctaccattaaaccaacttaacaagttaaaaaactttagaagaaaatacCCTACTCTTcgcataataaaaataataaaaaatttagagtgacttttctcctttttagtatcaagaaaaaaagtcaaaatattaatttctttcttcttggcaatcttattaatattgaaaaaaaatagaaagatggagagggggaaggggagaaaaagagctcaattctttttttaaaaattacaaataaaaaagaattaaatacttttattattttaaaattatttcacttttttgtttacGACCAAATTCCAATTCTAATCCCGATAGCCTTAAAGTAATACGATGatgttagacttttctttattttctttttttacaaaatctaattttttgtctccttctttcttatctccttttcttttcctagtattaataagtgtgaaaaaaaaaagaaatttgagaaaatccttttatttttatgtttttcgatctcttaaagtgaaaaaaaaaaggaagaataaccattccaacttttttatttttaattatatataaaaaagggtaaatatatttaaaaatttttgaccaTATTAGTTAGATTAATGATGAGgtaaaatgtctagaaaataatgttatgaactaaagtgattgtatcacTAAAATCCaaacgaataaagtgataataacaatgtagtaatgctataaaataaaagggtatttttgtccaaaatttcttaacatattgagttgaattacttatggggttaaaatgtctaaaaaataaCGTTAGGAggtaaactgatagtagtgatatagtttaagagggtaaagtgataataacccatGAGATTATACTTAGTATTTATAGCTTTGAATGTTAATATATAAGAACGTTGAGTTCagctgtcaaaatttttgttttttgcaaACAATGATGgataatttttaactttaaatTCGGGCGGCATATAACCAGGATAAGATATGTGTTGGTTCTTTATATCGGTTGGTTTATCTTTTGTACTCTTCAATTAATATGcttgagagaaagagagagccaTCAGTCTATCTACAAATGCTTGCTTCGACGGTACAtctattaatttttttcatttattaaagtgACCAaaatgtctttttcttttgcacAATTTACAAGTTTTATTTGTCCTGAAGATATTACActgaaaaataggaaaagaattccaaataatctttaatccaAATTCCAAACTACTTATTGGCTGTACCTTGAAAAATGCAAGTAATACATGTAGAAATTCGGGATCGGAGTCGGTTAACAGATATGCCAGCTCGTGTTGGTAGAAAACGACACCGTGGTAACCACAGAACTCAATTGAGCGCAAAAGCAGTTGAGCGTCCATTTACTtattcggtttttttttttccacttcaCCGTCGTAGGATATACTCCGTACATGCAAATTCTTGTTCGTTTGCATATAAAAGTCCCAGCGGTTTGCAGTGGGAAAGCATTATCTATTAccgttttctttttcattttttattagtGTAGTAAATTCttttaaaatatgaaaaatacgTGTTGAAGAGACAATAAGGTGTGTGATGTCACTTGATCTTTAACCAACTAATCAGACACAATATAGATAAGGCCCTGTTTGATCACTTaattcaatatttaaatttaatggattcaaattttaagatattcaGATACTtttgataattaaaaattaaatatctaaattaattgAGTGGCACTGGATTTTCTAGATAAAACTTGCtcccaaaaataagtgataagctattcacttatcacttaatgtgatatatactcaaatgtatgaaatttagtacttaataattcattaatttaatgaattcacaTTTCAGATTTTAAAATTTAGTtttcagattttaattttatcaaatgcacccaaATCTACCAAAGCATTGTACCTTGACCGTTGTATTATATGCTTCATTTTATGAAGAATTACATAAAAGGTAAGTCAATATACTAAGATGTAGATTTGCCTATCTTTTAGAagattattctattttcataaCCCAGTACTCAATTCCCAAATTGAGTAGTTTGGTTTGATCGTTAACTTAGAGTTGCAAACATGTTGCCTCGTTGATAAAAATTGAAATGTAGAAGAAAGAAGAATGAGAAGCACTAAACATTGATAGATTTTCCAATTGAAGAGAACGGATACGGTTTAAGATTGCATCCATGCATTCAATTTGGAAGTAAATGAGTATGTATTAATATTAgtagatttttttccttttcttttactaGAATGATGATGgtagaaatggaaaaatatgcaaGACCAAGAGGGAATCAATGTCACATTGCACTCCAAAATCTTAAATAATTAATGAGTCTATCTAACGGGTGTCTattgaatattttaaaatatattttaggcgtcatattttaaaaaatgtaagattaattaaaaatagtaaataaatagtGCAAGGGAGAGTAGGTAGGACTAAATAAAGAAAGTATATAAACTCAATTGAGTGTAAAAATGATTATTATGTGTATATACACTATAGATTAGGTAAAATTTAATTGTATTGACGAGTGACCACCCATAATTTAATTGCAGCCAAATCATACCAGAAATTGTAGCCGACTTGAATGCTTCGGCTTGAATAGACATGGATAGACATGCTTTTATGAACATGTTGTTGAAGAAGTTTTATATACGTGTTCCAGTCACCTTTTAAtgtcatatatacatttatacacaAATATGAAatgataaaatttatctagaaaacaCTCCAAAAAGACATCCATCCAAACGGAAACTTAAAACAATTTTGCAGGGATCCATGCAACATTCGACCCAAAAATTTCCTAGTTTTGTGCAAAGACAATTCGACGTTTCAATAAAATAGGGGCTTCTTCTCAAGGATGATTAAAACATACAGTATGACACAAAAACTTGCGCGTGAAATTAGCCCAAAATGACTAATGATTCTTTTCATTCGTCTCTCCAACCAGAAACGACTCAGAGAAACAATTTTAATTCCAAACAACTATGCTCTGCAGAACTGTTGTGGCCCTTCTGGAATCCATCAATGATCAACGGCATAAATTAAACTAGTTCTACTGAATGTTCTTGATTTCATCAATCTAGTCGCAATGTAAATACATAATCTGCAGTAAAAAATGGCAATATTCATAAGACTTGTATTGCAGCACGCAAGGAAAGCTTTTAACAGCAGTACAACTGTGTACAAGCGTCCCTCCCTGGACTTGATTGACAACAACTTACAAATTTAAACTGAGACTTTATTGAGACACCCCTTACGACACAACTATAAGACTTCCGACACAAAAGGACCACAGCTGTTGGACAAGGGGATTCGACAAGGACCACAGATTCTATGGCCAACGCGACCGAGGAAAGGAGCTCTTGCGTTTAGGCACAAATTTGCGCATCCAGAGATGCTTCCCATTTATGGTGAATTTGGCCTTGGTAACACCACCGAGAATCAAGTCAATGACTTTAGGCGTAGAGAACACTACTCGAGCATACAATGGTTGCTCATCAGACCTCACTGGTTGCATGTGGAAGGCCTCTATGCAATTCCCGAACAGCTTAGTGAAGAACTCCGTGACTTCTGATTCTGCAACAGGATAGCCCTTCGAAAATGTAACAAACATGGTCCTTTCCTCTTGTGATGCCCCATTAGCATTACTGTAGTCTCCACATGCTTCACCTACAAAACCCAAGTTAGAAAAGCTGTTAACCAAAGACTCGTATGCATTATGCTTCTTGACGACATCCTCTATGACATCCTGTAAAGCCATGGCACAAGTTTCAGTTACAACATTCCGAAGTTCTTTCACCACAATGGGCCTattctcatgaaaatattggaGAGTGATCCTCTTCTTCACGAGTCTAGAAGTTGCAGGAATTTCATTGACTTCAGCTGAAAGCACAAACTGAGGGTCATTAACACATTTGACACATGTCAAAGCCTCGTCAGCATATTTATTTATCAACATGGGGGGCATAGATAAGATTGTTAATACAAGATTCTTGAAACCTAGCCGCTCCATCCAAAGCCACAGGGCCATAATTTGCACAGATTCATAAGGATCACGCCAGAGATCGACAGCAAGGAGAGAATAAAGCGCTCTATCCATTGCATGGAAAGTACCGTACTCGTTGGGTGTAACCGGCAAAAGTTCAGGATCCATGGCCCAAAACCTGTTCACACCAACATTCACATATACAATCATCAACATCGAATTACAAAACCTTAAAAAGACAAGGCAAAAAATTTTCCACCATATACACCACAAAAATCATAGATTCAGCAGTTTAGCATTTTAATGGACTGGCAACTTTACtaaattggttttttttttttttttgtgggtacAGCACACAGACACACAGAGACGCAGGCACAACAAGAGTGGGGTGAACTGGATCAAAACTGTACATCACTTAATCTCCGCTAAAGTGACAAACATATGAGTTTGGTGCCTGGTCCTTGAACCAGAAAGGTATATGGAAGACAGGATCCTCATGGAAACCATGGAGAGTGAATTTCCATGCTGGTCTTCTCCACCAATTTCTCCTAACAACTAGCTGATATACACCCAgatcaagcaaaatattaaaCAATGAAATAACCGGATAAATAAATCTGACTAGtacaaaagaagggaaaagaaacCTGAAGGGAACTTctcagaaaattgcttttcaacTCAACTCCAACTCACATGATTTATAGGCAGCTCAAGACTCTAAAACAGGTGCGAAGAAGTCTTTTAGTTTCTCTTGTCAATGTACTCCACAAACAACAAACTGAAGATAAGATACTGGTATTAATTTCCAAGAGATATCCTCGCTAGTAGGTTGTATTTAATGTTTGAAGAAATCTTGAGCCTTGAAAATTGGACACATGCGAAAATTTTCTGTTTCAGTCAATTCATTTTCTGGCTATGTGACACACGTCAAACATGAAGAAAGGCGAAGGGATAAAAGAACTCAACAAGTTACCGTATAGCCAATCTTCTAGAGATTACCATTCTGAGGAAATTCTAATAGGTCAAAAGTTTTTTGTAACGCTTTTTACTCGTCAATTTGTTCAATGTCCCCATCCCACTACTTGTAGACCAGGAGAAAGACAGCTTATTATCATCTAGTGGCCAATAATCAGTCATGCATCCACAATAGTAACATGGTACGAGATTAGGATTTTGAATAATGACGAGAAACCGTTTTATGTTAATATCCTCAGTACTGCTCAGCTAATTTGATACACTATTGCATTGTTCATCCAAGATAGCCTTGCGTTGCATCATAACAGGGACCTCAGATGACATAATTAGTATCAAATCTCAGACCATTCAAACTTAGTAGATCATTCATCTGCCAACATGAACCAGTCACAATAAGGTGACATGGTTTTCTGTATGATACCCCATTTCTACAGTAACGTGCTTGTGCAACACAATGATCTCAGTTTCCAATAGCCAAGCCATAGTGAGAAACACAGGCAAGGAAGCTTTCTATGAGACAACATCAAGTAAATGTTGTCGaaggccaaaaataaaatttgcatATAGCAATATCTGGTCCTCTTATTATGTTTCTTTTTTCGGTTTGACCTAAGATTCTACATGGCATTTCGGCATGAAGTTGCCTTCTTCATAATTTTTCCAATCTATTTGGAATAAAAAAAACCACCCTTTCATCAGGTATCCTAAATAAGACCAACTATTCTGTTTACTGCTTTTCGTCAATGGAACTCTATGGTTTTCCTATAAAGTGCAAATAAGATGATATGCGGTTAATTATATGAATACAGgttcttgtttttcctttaactcgtaaaaatatacaagttgaaTGAAACCACTTTTTCATCAGGAATCTCAAATAAGCCCAACAACTCTTTATACCACTTTCCCATCAAAGAAACCCTATTGATTATCGGTAAAGGGCAATTATGTCGCTATACAGCCAGTTATATGAATACgggttcttgtttttctttgaagtcaaaaaaatgcacaagtGGAAAAAAAACCGCTTTTTGTCATGAACCAAAGTCCAAAAGTTTTTTATACTGTTTTTCCATCAATAATACCCTGTCGACTACCTATCAAGCGCAAGAATGTCATTATACGGAAGATTTGATGAATACATTTGACTACCTATATAAGTGCAAGTATGTCGTTATACGGCTTTATGAATACAGGTGCTTGTTTTCTTTAAAATCCTAAatacaaaagttgaaatttgtCGTTTAATCAGATCATAAAAGCTATAAATAAAAAAACCGTGAGAAGCTGTTTCAAACGGTCCAATTCTAAACCAACCCCAGTTTTTGGAAACCTCGTAAATGGGGTAAAATAATGGTTATAAAACTGTCTGCTATTCAAAAGCACCCCTAGTGTTAGAAACCTCGTAAATGAGGTCACAGCCTTCTATTAGTAAGTTTTGTCATTTAAAATCCTACTTCTTAACAAAGGGAATTGCAACACATATTACTCTGTGTATCTATAACATGAGGACCTGTGCTGTATGGCTATAGCATGAGCTGCAGCACTAGTTTCTTCTGATGAGATCACAAGCACAAAggcctctttcttttttcagttTATTAGTACAGAAAGCTGGAGCCTCTCTCTTCAATTTCTCATTCATATAATGTACTCAATTTTGGCTCATTAGGTATAGATGTTATAAAATCTGGTAAATCCTGGTGCTATACTGGTTCACCTAGTCCTCCAAGGTTGGGAACAACACTTATGCTGTTGTCATACTATACTCTACTGATAAATGAATGTGGATGTagctaattggtcaaatgattaTCTTTAAATCTCTATCAAAAGGAATATCACGAGTAAATGTTGAATGATTATGGTAATATGCATTAGAAAACTTGTTCTGCCTAGTAACTTCAAAGCCTTCTCATTCAGATAGTGCTTAGGAAAAGCTCAGCATAACTTAACATGCCTAATTCAGCATATGCATTCCAACAACTTTAAGAACTTCAGTTTTCCTGGTAATGCTTCTCCAATACACTTAGCTACAATTTGAGTGATAGCATGAGTTGCATGATAGGCATGTTACCTAAACTATTATAAAATCCATAAGGTGCTCAAATCATCCATCATTAGGCAGTTAAGAAAAGACACTTTGTTTCAACAAGTCTCTTGCCTAGCAGAAGTTAGTTTCATACCTTCTATCACAATCCTAAGCTGGAAACCCATGATCATTTCTCAACTACTTCATAACAGGAAGATCATCTGCATACCATCATAGAAACAGTTTCTTCCAGCCATTGtaacttcttttttcctttttgactgGTTTTACTAGAGCGGAGTTTAAGACAGATCTGGAATTCAACAAAAATTAGATGGTCAAATTTTCTTTCACAAAAAAGATCATCTGGAATTCATACCTTCTATCACAATCCTAAGCTGGAAACCCATGATCATTTCTC
Protein-coding sequences here:
- the LOC113695809 gene encoding uncharacterized protein isoform X5, coding for MDPELLPVTPNEYGTFHAMDRALYSLLAVDLWRDPYESVQIMALWLWMERLGFKNLVLTILSMPPMLINKYADEALTCVKCVNDPQFVLSAEVNEIPATSRLVKKRITLQYFHENRPIVVKELRNVVTETCAMALQDVIEDVVKKHNAYESLVNSFSNLGFVGEACGDYSNANGASQEERTMFVTFSKGYPVAESEVTEFFTKLFGNCIEAFHMQPVRSDEQPLYARVVFSTPKVIDLILGGVTKAKFTINGKHLWMRKFVPKRKSSFPRSRWP
- the LOC113695809 gene encoding uncharacterized protein isoform X6, with the translated sequence MFWAMDPELLPVTPNEYGTFHAMDRALYSLLAVDLWRDPYESVQIMALWLWMERLGFKNLFVLSAEVNEIPATSRLVKKRITLQYFHENRPIVVKELRNVVTETCAMALQDVIEDVVKKHNAYESLVNSFSNLGFVGEACGDYSNANGASQEERTMFVTFSKGYPVAESEVTEFFTKLFGNCIEAFHMQPVRSDEQPLYARVVFSTPKVIDLILGGVTKAKFTINGKHLWMRKFVPKRKSSFPRSRWP
- the LOC113695809 gene encoding uncharacterized protein isoform X4 → MFWAMDPELLPVTPNEYGTFHAMDRALYSLLAVDLWRDPYESVQIMALWLWMERLGFKNLVLTILSMPPMLINKYADEALTCVKCVNDPQFVLSAEVNEIPATSRLVKKRITLQYFHENRPIVVKELRNVVTETCAMALQDVIEDVVKKHNAYESLVNSFSNLGFVGEACGDYSNANGASQEERTMFVTFSKGYPVAESEVTEFFTKLFGNCIEAFHMQPVRSDEQPLYARVVFSTPKVIDLILGGVTKAKFTINGKHLWMRKFVPKRKSSFPRSRWP